In the genome of Rhodoferax sp. BAB1, one region contains:
- the proC gene encoding pyrroline-5-carboxylate reductase — protein MNERIAIIGGGNMASAIIGGLIKKGLPVARIEVVDTNPEAQQRLKDNFGLVAHAEPGPFLKDFPIVIWAVKPQTFKDAALPAAPHVRDALHLSVAAGIPSGSIARWLGTERVVRSMPNTPALIGKGITGLYARAGVGEQDRHHIEHIASVMGEFVWVEREDLLDAVTALSGSGPAYVFYFLEAMAAAGVEMGLSHEQAYQLAVETFRGAGELAKFSDEPPEVLRQRVTSKGGTTYAAITMMESQKLKEHFGQALHAAERRSRELGAEYGKD, from the coding sequence ATGAACGAACGCATTGCAATCATCGGCGGCGGCAACATGGCCAGCGCCATCATCGGCGGCCTGATCAAGAAAGGCCTGCCCGTCGCCCGCATCGAGGTGGTGGACACCAACCCCGAGGCCCAGCAGAGGCTCAAGGACAATTTCGGCCTGGTCGCCCATGCCGAACCCGGCCCTTTCCTGAAGGATTTCCCCATCGTGATCTGGGCCGTCAAGCCGCAGACCTTCAAGGATGCCGCCCTGCCCGCCGCCCCGCATGTGCGCGACGCGCTGCACCTGAGCGTGGCTGCCGGCATCCCCAGCGGCAGCATTGCGCGCTGGCTCGGCACCGAGCGCGTGGTGCGCAGCATGCCCAACACACCGGCCCTGATCGGCAAGGGCATCACCGGCCTGTACGCGCGCGCCGGTGTCGGCGAGCAGGACCGCCACCACATCGAGCACATCGCCTCCGTCATGGGCGAGTTCGTCTGGGTCGAGCGCGAGGACCTGCTCGACGCCGTCACCGCGCTCTCGGGCTCGGGCCCGGCCTATGTCTTCTATTTCCTCGAGGCCATGGCCGCTGCCGGCGTGGAGATGGGCCTGAGCCACGAACAGGCCTACCAGCTGGCCGTGGAGACCTTCCGCGGCGCCGGTGAACTGGCCAAGTTCTCCGACGAGCCGCCCGAGGTGCTGCGCCAGCGCGTCACCTCCAAGGGCGGCACCACCTACGCAGCCATCACCATGATGGAGAGCCAGAAGCTCAAGGAGCACTTCGGCCAGGCCCTGCACGCCGCCGAGCGCCGTTCGCGCGAACTCGGCGCGGAATACGGCAAGGACTGA
- the ubiA gene encoding 4-hydroxybenzoate octaprenyltransferase: MKNKLALYLDLIRWDRPAGWLLLLWPSLSALWVAAGGFPGWHLVAVFVLGTILMRSAGCCLNDVADRDFDKHVKRTAQRPVTAGKVSVREALWLGTVLALLAFGLVLTTNPVAVAWSFAALAVAIIYPYAKRFFAMPQAVLGVAFSFGIPMAFAAVRGEVPALAWGLLIGNLFWVLAYDTEYAMVDRDDDLRIGMKTSAITLGSWDVVAVTSFYVIQLLIWTVLLVERIAPWAWFLALVAAVAQVVWHHRLIRERTREGCFKAFRVNHWFGFTLFAGIVAGYALR, encoded by the coding sequence TTGAAGAATAAGCTCGCCCTTTATCTGGACCTGATCCGCTGGGACCGACCGGCGGGCTGGCTGCTGCTGCTCTGGCCGAGCTTGAGCGCGCTGTGGGTGGCGGCCGGCGGTTTCCCGGGCTGGCATCTCGTGGCCGTGTTCGTGCTGGGCACCATCCTCATGCGCAGCGCGGGCTGCTGCCTGAACGACGTGGCCGACCGTGACTTCGACAAGCATGTGAAGCGCACTGCGCAACGGCCGGTGACGGCCGGCAAGGTCTCGGTGCGCGAGGCCTTGTGGCTGGGCACGGTGCTGGCCCTGCTGGCCTTCGGCCTGGTGCTCACGACCAACCCGGTGGCGGTGGCCTGGTCCTTCGCGGCACTCGCCGTGGCCATCATCTATCCCTACGCCAAACGTTTTTTCGCCATGCCGCAGGCGGTGCTGGGCGTGGCCTTCAGCTTCGGCATCCCCATGGCTTTTGCGGCCGTGCGCGGCGAGGTGCCGGCGCTGGCCTGGGGGCTGCTGATCGGCAACCTCTTCTGGGTGCTGGCCTACGACACCGAGTACGCCATGGTGGACCGCGACGATGACCTGCGCATCGGTATGAAGACTTCGGCCATCACGCTGGGGTCCTGGGACGTGGTGGCGGTGACCAGCTTCTACGTGATCCAGCTGCTGATCTGGACCGTGCTGCTGGTCGAGCGCATAGCCCCCTGGGCCTGGTTCCTGGCGCTGGTGGCGGCTGTGGCGCAGGTGGTCTGGCACCACCGCCTGATCCGTGAGCGCACACGCGAAGGTTGTTTCAAGGCCTTCCGCGTCAACCACTGGTTCGGCTTCACGCTGTTCGCCGGCATCGTCGCCGGCTATGCACTCAGGTAA
- a CDS encoding Dps family protein yields MAKNAAPAINIGISEKDRAAIAKGLSHLLADTYTLYLTTHNFHWNVTGPMFNTLHTMFMTQYTELWNAVDPVAERIRSLGHPAPGSYAQFGKLASVPDVPAKPPKALEMVRILVQGHEAVARTARSLFPLADKAGDEPTADLLTQRLTVHEQTAWMLRSLLEE; encoded by the coding sequence ATGGCCAAGAACGCCGCCCCCGCCATCAACATCGGCATCAGCGAGAAAGACCGCGCCGCCATTGCCAAGGGCCTGAGCCACCTGCTGGCCGACACCTACACGCTCTACCTGACCACGCACAACTTCCACTGGAACGTGACGGGGCCGATGTTCAACACCCTGCACACCATGTTCATGACGCAGTACACCGAGTTGTGGAATGCGGTGGACCCGGTTGCCGAGCGCATCCGCTCGCTGGGGCACCCGGCGCCCGGCTCCTATGCCCAGTTCGGCAAGCTGGCCTCGGTGCCCGATGTGCCGGCCAAGCCGCCCAAGGCGCTGGAGATGGTGCGCATCCTGGTGCAGGGCCACGAGGCGGTGGCGCGCACGGCGCGCAGCCTGTTTCCGCTGGCCGACAAGGCCGGTGACGAACCCACGGCCGACCTGCTGACCCAGCGCCTCACGGTGCACGAGCAGACTGCGTGGATGCTGCGCTCGCTACTTGAAGAATAA
- a CDS encoding LysR substrate-binding domain-containing protein — MTLTELKYIVAVAREKHFGRAAEACFVSQPTLSVAVKKIEEELDVKLFERSANEVTVTPLGEEIVRQAQAVLEQAASIKEIAKRGKDPLSGPLKLGVIYTIGPYLLPDLVRQMITHTPQMPLMLQENFTVKLLEMLRTGEIDCAILAEPFPDAGLAVAPLYDEPFYAAVPANHPLAKNDSISNEELKAETMLLLGTGHCFRDHVLEVCPEFARFSSHAEGIRKSFEGSSLETIKHMVAAGMGVTLVPRLSIPKSALLPKGKARGNGQEDNFIKYLPFSGEPPTRRVVLVWRRSFTRYEAIASLRNAIYACELPGVKRLSQ; from the coding sequence ATGACCCTCACCGAACTTAAATACATCGTCGCCGTGGCCCGCGAGAAACATTTCGGTCGCGCGGCCGAGGCGTGTTTCGTGTCGCAGCCCACGCTGTCGGTGGCGGTGAAGAAGATCGAGGAGGAGCTCGACGTCAAGCTCTTCGAGCGCAGCGCCAACGAGGTGACGGTCACGCCGCTGGGCGAGGAGATCGTGCGCCAGGCGCAGGCCGTGCTGGAGCAGGCCGCCAGCATCAAGGAGATTGCCAAGCGCGGCAAGGACCCGCTGTCGGGCCCGCTCAAGCTGGGTGTGATCTACACCATCGGCCCCTATCTGCTGCCCGACCTGGTGCGCCAGATGATCACGCACACGCCGCAGATGCCGCTGATGCTGCAGGAGAACTTCACGGTCAAGCTGCTGGAGATGCTGCGCACCGGTGAGATCGACTGCGCCATCCTGGCCGAGCCTTTCCCGGACGCCGGCCTGGCCGTGGCGCCGCTCTACGACGAACCCTTTTACGCCGCCGTACCCGCCAACCACCCGCTGGCGAAGAACGACAGCATCAGCAACGAGGAGCTCAAGGCCGAGACCATGCTGCTGCTGGGCACGGGCCACTGCTTTCGCGACCACGTGCTGGAGGTCTGCCCCGAGTTCGCGCGCTTCTCCAGCCATGCCGAGGGCATACGCAAGAGCTTCGAGGGCTCCTCGCTGGAGACCATCAAGCACATGGTGGCCGCCGGCATGGGCGTGACCCTGGTGCCGCGCCTGAGCATCCCCAAGTCGGCGCTGCTGCCCAAGGGCAAAGCCCGGGGCAACGGCCAGGAGGACAACTTCATCAAGTACCTGCCCTTCAGCGGCGAGCCGCCGACGCGCCGTGTGGTGCTGGTGTGGCGGCGCAGCTTCACGCGCTACGAGGCCATCGCCTCGCTGCGCAATGCCATCTATGCCTGCGAGTTGCCGGGCGTGAAGCGCCTGTCGCAGTGA
- a CDS encoding DUF2892 domain-containing protein, translating to MKTNEGNIDRVLRVVAGLVLIGLAATGTVGVWGWIGVVPLATGALGWCPLYTLLGFNTCPLKR from the coding sequence ATGAAAACGAACGAAGGAAACATCGACCGCGTGCTGCGCGTTGTCGCCGGCCTGGTGCTGATCGGCCTGGCGGCCACCGGCACGGTGGGTGTCTGGGGCTGGATCGGTGTGGTGCCCCTGGCCACCGGCGCCCTGGGCTGGTGCCCGCTGTACACGCTGCTGGGTTTCAACACCTGCCCGCTCAAGCGCTGA
- a CDS encoding Crp/Fnr family transcriptional regulator, translated as MQNLNEAVTLYPALGEVTPTLASLGASVLEVPAGAVLFDESAPCQGFPLVLSGEVKVSRSSGEGRFLELYRVVPGELCLVSSACLFRGLPLSAQGVTTRPTRLLLISPETFRRWLETPRFRDEVLGLFAERMADLTGLIEAIAFHKLDQRLARALLGRGQDLALTHQALADELGTVREMVTRLLRRFEREGWVLLAREHIQILNSAALRALAAAAPAS; from the coding sequence ATGCAGAACCTGAATGAAGCCGTGACGCTCTACCCCGCGCTGGGGGAGGTCACGCCCACGCTGGCCTCGCTCGGTGCTTCGGTGCTGGAGGTGCCGGCCGGGGCCGTGCTGTTCGACGAAAGCGCGCCCTGCCAGGGGTTCCCGCTGGTGCTGTCGGGCGAGGTGAAGGTCTCGCGCAGCTCGGGCGAAGGGCGCTTCCTGGAGTTGTACCGGGTGGTGCCCGGCGAGCTTTGCCTGGTGTCCAGCGCCTGCCTGTTCCGCGGTTTGCCGCTCTCGGCGCAGGGTGTCACCACCCGGCCCACGCGCCTGCTGCTGATTTCCCCCGAGACTTTCCGGCGCTGGCTGGAGACGCCGCGCTTTCGCGACGAGGTGCTGGGGCTGTTCGCGGAGCGCATGGCGGACCTGACCGGCCTGATCGAGGCGATCGCGTTTCACAAGCTGGACCAGCGCCTGGCCCGCGCGCTGCTGGGGCGTGGCCAGGACCTGGCCCTGACGCACCAGGCGCTGGCGGACGAGCTGGGCACGGTGCGCGAGATGGTCACCCGGCTGCTGCGCCGTTTCGAGCGCGAGGGCTGGGTGCTGCTGGCGCGCGAGCACATCCAGATCCTCAACAGCGCCGCCCTGCGTGCGCTGGCTGCCGCCGCGCCGGCGTCCTGA
- a CDS encoding NADH:flavin oxidoreductase/NADH oxidase, with protein sequence MSLLFSPFHLPAPRGPLALANRIVIAPMCQYSAVDGAAGDWHLAHWASLLNSGAGLMTIEATGVTPDGRITPHCLGLWDERTEQALGETLQRARKLAPPMPVCIQLAHAGRKGSSAAPWHGGQLLAPAQGGWLPLAPSALPQLPDEPPPAAMSAAQLVQVREAFVAAAQRAQRIGIDAVELHAAHGYLLHQFLSPLANQRNDAYGGPLENRMRFPLEVFAAVRAVFDGPLGVRVSATDWVEGGWDGQQTAEFSRQLKALGCNFMHVSTAGVSPQQKITIGPGYQVPYAREVKKACGLPTTAVGLITDPKQAEDILQAGDADLIAIARALLYKPRWPWEAAVTLGGQVQASEPYWRCLPREAQGIFGNVRIGMR encoded by the coding sequence GTGAGCCTGCTCTTCTCCCCCTTCCATCTGCCCGCACCGCGCGGCCCCCTGGCGCTCGCCAACCGCATCGTCATCGCGCCCATGTGCCAGTACTCGGCCGTCGACGGCGCGGCAGGCGACTGGCACCTCGCGCACTGGGCCAGCCTGCTCAACAGCGGCGCCGGCCTCATGACCATCGAGGCCACCGGTGTCACACCCGACGGCCGCATCACGCCCCACTGCCTGGGCCTGTGGGACGAGCGCACCGAACAGGCCCTGGGCGAGACGCTGCAGCGCGCGCGCAAGTTGGCACCCCCCATGCCGGTCTGCATCCAGCTCGCGCATGCCGGGCGCAAGGGCTCCAGCGCCGCGCCCTGGCATGGTGGACAGCTGCTCGCTCCTGCCCAGGGCGGCTGGCTGCCGCTGGCGCCCTCGGCCCTGCCGCAACTGCCCGACGAGCCACCACCCGCGGCCATGTCGGCGGCCCAGCTGGTCCAGGTGCGCGAGGCCTTCGTGGCCGCCGCACAGCGCGCCCAGCGCATCGGCATCGACGCCGTCGAGTTGCACGCCGCACACGGTTACCTGCTGCACCAGTTCCTCTCGCCCCTGGCCAACCAGCGCAACGACGCCTACGGCGGCCCCCTGGAAAACCGCATGCGTTTTCCGCTGGAAGTGTTCGCCGCCGTACGCGCCGTCTTCGACGGCCCGCTGGGTGTACGGGTTTCGGCCACCGACTGGGTCGAGGGCGGCTGGGACGGACAGCAGACGGCCGAGTTCTCGCGCCAGCTCAAGGCCCTGGGCTGCAACTTCATGCACGTTTCCACCGCCGGCGTCTCGCCGCAGCAGAAGATCACCATCGGCCCCGGCTACCAGGTGCCCTATGCACGCGAAGTGAAAAAAGCCTGCGGCTTGCCGACCACCGCCGTGGGCCTGATCACCGATCCGAAGCAGGCCGAGGACATCCTGCAGGCCGGCGACGCCGACCTGATCGCCATCGCCCGCGCCCTGCTCTACAAGCCGCGCTGGCCCTGGGAGGCCGCCGTGACCCTGGGCGGGCAGGTGCAGGCGAGTGAGCCCTATTGGCGCTGCCTGCCGCGCGAGGCGCAGGGCATCTTCGGGAACGTACGGATCGGGATGCGCTGA
- a CDS encoding SPOR domain-containing protein has protein sequence MAKEPTHKLASGDTAYLYRATIGPRAQDYYLRHFACFDGEGKAGSSWNWAAYWTTFNWLVYRRMWGWALAYVAALIGVVLLIFGVGKLLLNYSDTSALLLFLLLLTVAFVVPGLYANAWFYTHCNEKISAALRTSPEVKDAATALSRQAPDQRRLMLLGLGNAVVLALVLSVLNWFQGAESALPQLATREERPQAGGESGQVRALVVAPAPVASAPVEATSPAPAAVASAPQVAPAPAPVLAASSPEAPRVAQAASALVTPSTARPAAAGKPAMVNASDRSVASARPEPAVPPAPAPRPAATATAAVVTPAPAAAPRPARAASAPQALRYVWVIQVGAYAQEANAQKALAQVQGLGLEAGAETFASPKGPLMRVRVGPFMRQAEADQAALRIKTLDLPVLVIRQRP, from the coding sequence ATGGCCAAGGAACCCACCCACAAGCTCGCCTCCGGCGACACCGCCTATCTGTACCGCGCCACCATCGGCCCGCGCGCACAGGATTACTACCTGCGTCACTTTGCCTGCTTCGACGGCGAGGGCAAGGCAGGCAGCAGCTGGAACTGGGCGGCCTACTGGACCACCTTCAACTGGCTGGTATATCGCCGCATGTGGGGCTGGGCCCTGGCCTATGTGGCGGCCCTGATCGGCGTGGTGCTGCTGATCTTCGGCGTGGGCAAGCTGCTGCTCAACTATTCCGACACCAGCGCCCTGCTGCTTTTCCTGCTGCTGCTGACGGTGGCCTTTGTGGTGCCGGGCCTGTATGCCAATGCCTGGTTCTACACGCATTGCAACGAGAAGATATCGGCGGCGCTGCGCACCTCGCCCGAGGTGAAGGACGCGGCCACCGCGCTGTCCCGCCAGGCGCCGGACCAGCGCCGCCTGATGCTGCTGGGCCTGGGCAATGCGGTGGTGCTGGCGCTGGTGCTGTCCGTGCTGAACTGGTTCCAGGGTGCGGAAAGTGCGCTGCCGCAACTGGCGACGCGTGAGGAACGCCCGCAGGCCGGTGGGGAGTCCGGCCAGGTCCGGGCGCTGGTCGTCGCCCCCGCGCCTGTGGCTTCTGCGCCGGTCGAGGCCACGAGTCCTGCGCCGGCCGCGGTAGCCAGCGCACCGCAAGTGGCGCCGGCACCGGCGCCCGTGCTGGCGGCTTCCTCGCCCGAGGCGCCACGTGTGGCCCAGGCGGCGAGCGCGCTCGTGACACCTTCGACGGCCAGGCCCGCAGCGGCTGGGAAGCCGGCCATGGTCAACGCCTCGGACCGCAGCGTGGCATCGGCCCGGCCGGAGCCTGCCGTGCCGCCCGCCCCCGCGCCGCGCCCGGCGGCGACCGCCACCGCGGCGGTGGTCACGCCGGCACCCGCGGCGGCCCCCCGCCCGGCCCGTGCCGCCAGTGCGCCGCAAGCACTGCGTTATGTGTGGGTGATCCAGGTGGGCGCCTACGCCCAGGAGGCCAACGCGCAGAAGGCCTTGGCCCAGGTGCAGGGCCTGGGGCTGGAGGCAGGCGCCGAAACCTTTGCCAGCCCCAAGGGGCCGCTGATGCGCGTGCGTGTCGGGCCCTTCATGCGCCAGGCCGAGGCCGATCAGGCCGCGCTGCGCATCAAGACGCTGGATCTGCCAGTGCTGGTGATCCGTCAACGCCCCTGA